The proteins below come from a single uncultured Carboxylicivirga sp. genomic window:
- a CDS encoding T9SS type A sorting domain-containing protein translates to MKSIFTLCFLVVFMVASIAENPFKKEKHHRLKHKAINTLKATAVADDPMSMTTYEWSGTDWINASVYTFTYNAQGLLETRFNDFSKMTYAYYVSGQVQSITTQFWDGSIWNNSNEQRYTYDSEGNESESTSYDWNGSTWELQYGNRTVNEYDNGEIISQIGSYYNSSSMTWEEEWGWKDEFVRDEQNRLIEENYYERIGGAWVLQDYFHYFYDGQGRVDYSLEGDSESSVVMKFIYFYDAQNVLIEATVYEIDGETETLVGRYTSVVWAIWNEDGFTDDSYLLEALLQMWDGSDFVNGEKIDGDLHGYLGTGTPPIYTETTSEWNGSSYDPVYRETRYDGDYNNYTDEQYINGSWYITDEYRNTPILIRYYSVTYDESGNITYGYYDESIFDAYGAEIENFNKSNNGSGWVQNNGNKTIITYESATPKILEKIYQNWDGSIYVNYMREVYDYTPTNLDLLAKEGIKIYPTAFKHNIAVQSALSGKIFIYNISGAKVLEKPIFNGINSINTSHFENGLYIVKVKTKDGETIRKMVKQ, encoded by the coding sequence ATGAAATCAATTTTTACTTTGTGTTTTTTAGTAGTATTTATGGTTGCTTCAATAGCAGAAAATCCATTTAAAAAAGAAAAACATCATCGCTTAAAGCATAAAGCGATCAACACACTTAAGGCGACAGCCGTTGCCGACGATCCAATGAGTATGACTACCTATGAATGGAGCGGTACAGACTGGATTAATGCATCTGTTTATACTTTTACTTATAATGCACAGGGGCTACTTGAGACCAGGTTTAACGACTTTAGCAAAATGACTTATGCCTATTACGTTAGTGGGCAGGTACAAAGTATCACTACCCAGTTTTGGGATGGCTCTATTTGGAATAATTCCAATGAACAGCGATACACCTACGATTCGGAAGGAAATGAGTCGGAAAGTACATCTTATGACTGGAATGGCAGCACTTGGGAGTTACAATACGGAAACCGCACTGTTAATGAATATGATAATGGAGAAATCATATCGCAAATTGGATCGTATTATAATTCCAGTAGCATGACTTGGGAGGAAGAATGGGGATGGAAAGACGAATTTGTTAGAGACGAACAGAACCGGCTTATTGAGGAAAATTACTATGAAAGAATTGGCGGAGCATGGGTACTACAGGATTACTTCCATTACTTTTATGATGGTCAAGGACGGGTAGATTATAGTTTAGAAGGTGATAGCGAAAGCTCCGTTGTTATGAAGTTTATCTATTTTTACGACGCTCAAAATGTTTTAATAGAAGCAACTGTTTATGAAATAGATGGAGAAACAGAAACACTTGTAGGTAGGTACACAAGTGTGGTATGGGCTATATGGAACGAGGATGGATTTACGGATGATAGCTACCTTCTTGAAGCATTATTACAGATGTGGGATGGTAGTGATTTCGTCAATGGTGAAAAGATAGATGGCGATTTACACGGTTATTTAGGTACCGGAACACCTCCAATTTATACTGAAACAACATCGGAATGGAATGGTAGTAGTTATGATCCGGTGTATCGCGAGACCAGATATGACGGCGATTATAATAATTATACCGACGAGCAATATATTAACGGAAGCTGGTATATTACCGATGAATATCGAAATACCCCTATTTTAATTCGCTACTATTCGGTTACTTATGACGAATCCGGAAATATTACCTATGGATATTACGATGAATCGATATTTGACGCTTATGGTGCCGAAATTGAGAACTTCAATAAATCGAATAACGGTTCGGGTTGGGTACAGAATAATGGAAATAAAACAATTATTACCTACGAAAGCGCAACTCCAAAGATATTGGAAAAGATTTATCAGAACTGGGATGGATCCATTTATGTGAATTATATGCGCGAGGTATACGACTATACTCCAACCAACCTCGATTTATTAGCTAAAGAAGGAATCAAAATTTACCCTACTGCATTTAAGCATAACATAGCAGTGCAATCAGCACTATCAGGGAAAATATTTATTTATAATATTAGTGGTGCTAAAGTACTTGAAAAACCTATTTTTAATGGTATCAATTCGATAAACACATCACATTTCGAAAATGGATTGTACATAGTTAAAGTAAAAACGAAAGATGGTGAAACAATCAGGAAGATGGTGAAACAATAA